One genomic segment of Synchiropus splendidus isolate RoL2022-P1 chromosome 16, RoL_Sspl_1.0, whole genome shotgun sequence includes these proteins:
- the si:dkey-177p2.6 gene encoding SERTA domain-containing protein 1 → MLGRGVKRKWSCVEDIHTAVKEEEQQDGLGDVEAANFRSEDMSHLQQRQRVFGLCLQKLQRYQAGMDLSLRRSVLLINTLRQLQEDMQSDASAKPDMFLNGVHTDSHLLRDDMAVTCSGCSEADQQSVSLFPAPIQEPSSQEELSSDPQKALPAYSDAVNTTGYLTDFALDDIFDDIDTSMYETADLPSAWAMGSLWPMSVSLWAEEDLKMRPGSHSNSGSHQSCLMDLNELDHIMEILVKS, encoded by the coding sequence ATGTTGGGTCGCGGcgtgaagaggaagtggagctgTGTGGAGGACATTCACACTGCTGTgaaagaagaggagcagcaggatggGTTGGGGGATGTGGAAGCTGCTAACTTCAGATCGGAGGACAtgagccacctgcagcagcgtCAGCGGGTGTTCGGCCTCTGTTTGCAGAAGCTGCAGCGCTACCAGGCCGGCATGGACCTCAGTCTGCGTCGCTCCGTGCTGCTCATCAACACTCTccggcagctgcaggaggacatGCAGAGCGACGCGTCGGCCAAACCGGATATGTTTCTCAATGGTGTCCATACTGACTCGCATCTACTCAGGGACGACATGGCCGTCACCTGCTCTGGGTGCTCGGAGGCCGACCAGCAGAGCGTTTCTCTGTTCCCCGCACCAATCCAAGAACCGTCTTCACAGGAAGAGCTAAGCTCTGACCCACAGAAAGCACTGCCTGCTTATAGCGACGCTGTAAACACCACGGGTTACCTCACTGACTTTGCCCTGGACGACATCTTCGATGACATCGACACGTCCATGTATGAGACGGCCGATCTGCCCTCGGCCTGGGCGATGGGCTCTCTGTGGCCGATGAGTGTGTCTCTATGGGCGGAGGAGGATTTAAAAATGCGGCCCGGGAGCCACTCCAACTCTGGGAGTCACCAGTCTTGTCTGATGGACCTGAATGAGCTGGATCACATCATGGAGATTCTGGTGAAGTCCTGA